A genomic segment from Streptomyces sp. NBC_00459 encodes:
- a CDS encoding RidA family protein, with protein MTEIPEKSAKIALTPKTHTTPPAKFSHGVRKGNILQVAGQVGFLPAVEGQPPTPAGPTLAEQTLQTLANVKAILEEGGASWDDVMMIRVYLTDVDHFAEMNGIYNTYFEDQGLTAPPAARTTVYVGLPAGLLIEIDALAVLDD; from the coding sequence ATGACAGAGATCCCTGAGAAGTCCGCGAAGATCGCGCTCACTCCCAAGACCCACACCACCCCGCCCGCCAAGTTCTCCCACGGCGTGAGGAAGGGGAACATTCTCCAGGTCGCCGGTCAGGTCGGCTTCCTGCCCGCCGTCGAGGGACAGCCGCCGACGCCCGCCGGACCGACCCTGGCCGAGCAGACCCTCCAGACGCTCGCCAACGTCAAGGCGATCCTGGAGGAGGGCGGCGCGAGCTGGGACGACGTGATGATGATCCGCGTCTATCTGACGGACGTCGACCACTTCGCCGAGATGAACGGCATCTACAACACCTACTTCGAGGACCAGGGCCTCACCGCGCCCCCGGCCGCCCGGACCACGGTGTACGTGGGCCTCCCGGCGGGCCTGCTGATCGAGATCGACGCGCTGGCGGTACTGGACGACTGA
- a CDS encoding M14 family metallopeptidase, translating to MRLGIRGSGARSGRRSAAVVGLLSLALAVGFTSTTPDATATSAKRPAASADDIRQYEINFANSTSDVRTDIMASGVTVDEADEERVVVSGRAEQARKLAQRGYEITLLGSAPDRSSSADDIRLLDFPSADSRYHNYAEMTTEINSLVSANPSIASQRVIGTSYSGRNIVAIKLSDNVGTDEAEPEVLFTHHQHAREHLTVEMALYLLRNLTSTYATDSRVKSMIDSREIWIIPDLNPDGGEYDIATGSYRSWRKNRQPNSGSSNVGTDLNRNWNYRWGCCGGSSGSTSSETYRGTAAESAPEVKVVANFVRSRVVGGVQQIKTGIDFHTYSELVLWPFGYTTANTTTGMTQDDRDAFATVGGKMAASNGYTPEQSSDLYITDGSIDDYLWGSQKIFAYTFEMYPASSSGGGFYPPDEVIDRETARNRDAVLQLLENSDCMYRSIGKQTQYCS from the coding sequence ATGCGACTTGGTATACGAGGCTCAGGTGCCCGCAGTGGCAGACGGTCCGCCGCTGTCGTCGGCCTGCTGTCCCTCGCCCTCGCTGTCGGCTTCACCTCCACGACGCCCGACGCCACCGCGACCAGCGCCAAACGCCCGGCGGCCTCGGCGGACGACATCCGCCAGTACGAGATCAACTTCGCGAACTCCACGTCCGACGTCCGCACCGACATCATGGCGTCGGGCGTGACGGTGGACGAGGCCGACGAGGAGAGGGTCGTGGTCTCCGGCCGCGCCGAGCAGGCCCGGAAACTGGCCCAACGCGGCTATGAGATCACCCTGTTGGGCTCGGCCCCGGACCGCTCCAGCAGCGCCGACGACATACGCCTGCTCGACTTCCCCAGCGCCGACTCCCGCTATCACAACTACGCGGAGATGACGACGGAGATCAACTCCCTCGTCTCCGCCAACCCCTCCATCGCCAGCCAGCGCGTCATCGGTACCTCGTACTCGGGGCGGAACATCGTCGCCATCAAGCTCAGCGACAACGTCGGTACCGACGAGGCCGAGCCCGAGGTGCTGTTCACCCACCACCAGCACGCCCGTGAGCACCTGACCGTCGAGATGGCGCTCTACCTGCTGCGCAACCTGACCTCCACCTACGCCACCGACTCCAGGGTCAAGTCGATGATCGACTCCCGGGAGATCTGGATCATCCCGGACCTCAACCCGGACGGCGGCGAGTACGACATCGCGACCGGCTCGTACCGCTCGTGGCGCAAGAACCGCCAGCCCAACAGCGGTTCGTCCAACGTGGGTACGGACCTCAACCGCAACTGGAACTACCGCTGGGGCTGCTGCGGCGGTTCCTCCGGCTCGACCTCGTCCGAGACGTACCGCGGTACGGCCGCCGAGTCCGCGCCCGAGGTCAAGGTGGTCGCCAACTTCGTCCGCAGCCGGGTCGTCGGCGGCGTCCAGCAGATCAAGACGGGCATCGACTTCCACACGTACAGCGAACTGGTGCTGTGGCCCTTCGGGTACACGACCGCCAACACCACGACGGGGATGACCCAGGACGACCGGGACGCCTTCGCCACGGTCGGCGGGAAGATGGCCGCGAGCAACGGCTACACGCCGGAGCAGTCCAGCGACCTGTACATCACGGACGGCTCGATCGACGACTATCTCTGGGGCAGCCAGAAGATCTTCGCGTACACCTTCGAGATGTACCCGGCGTCCAGCTCGGGTGGCGGCTTCTACCCGCCCGACGAGGTGATCGACCGGGAGACGGCCCGTAACCGGGACGCGGTGTTGCAGCTGCTGGAGAACTCGGACTGCATGTACCGGTCCATCGGAAAGCAGACGCAGTACTGCAGCTAG
- a CDS encoding IclR family transcriptional regulator: protein MSQTVDRALSILPLLAEGPADLGQVADRLGVHKSTALRLLRTLHEHGLVYRQSDQRYRLGARLFALAQEAVENLDIREIAHPHLVRLNELCGHTVHLAVHEDGEVLYIDKVESRYPVRMYSRIGKPVAITVAAVAKLLLADLPEPERRAVADKLDYPLYTSRSTPNAPAFLRELEKVREQGWATDLGGHEESINCVAAPVSGTDGRVVAAMSVSAPNVVVTADELLTLLPLVRRTADAISGEYSGRTPAAKEATP, encoded by the coding sequence ATGAGCCAGACCGTCGACCGCGCGCTGAGCATCCTGCCGTTGCTCGCCGAGGGCCCCGCCGACCTCGGCCAGGTCGCCGACCGGCTCGGCGTCCACAAGTCCACCGCGCTGCGGCTGCTGCGCACCCTGCACGAGCACGGACTCGTCTACCGCCAGTCCGACCAGCGCTACCGTCTGGGCGCCCGCCTCTTCGCGCTCGCCCAGGAAGCCGTCGAGAACCTCGACATCCGGGAGATCGCCCACCCCCACCTCGTACGCCTCAACGAGCTCTGCGGGCACACCGTCCACCTCGCCGTGCACGAGGACGGCGAGGTCCTCTACATCGACAAGGTCGAGAGCCGCTACCCGGTGCGCATGTACTCGCGGATCGGCAAGCCCGTCGCCATCACCGTCGCCGCCGTCGCCAAACTGCTCCTCGCCGATCTGCCGGAACCCGAGCGGCGTGCCGTCGCCGACAAGCTCGACTACCCCCTGTACACCTCCCGCTCCACCCCCAACGCCCCCGCCTTCCTGCGGGAGTTGGAGAAGGTGCGCGAACAGGGCTGGGCCACGGACCTCGGCGGTCACGAGGAGTCCATCAACTGCGTCGCCGCCCCCGTCAGCGGGACCGACGGACGCGTGGTCGCCGCCATGTCCGTCTCCGCCCCCAACGTCGTCGTCACCGCCGACGAACTTCTCACCCTGCTCCCGCTGGTGCGCCGTACGGCGGATGCCATCAGCGGTGAGTACTCCGGCAGAACCCCAGCAGCCAAGGAAGCCACTCCATGA